One window of Atribacter laminatus genomic DNA carries:
- a CDS encoding ABC transporter permease — MSSALLSESKSQISVIIVLVGIFILFTIGSPQTFLSYNIYYSFMSTIPFFAIMALSLTLVVISGEMDLSFPSIMGFAGWVFTVIFHRTGSPGMALLLALVFGLGAGLMNGLLIVKLKLPSMITTIGTQFFWAGATAVVSGGLGKTLVPAKTSAVYKLLVGRLGGLVPAQMIWTVIIAFFIWFFLNRHRFGAHVYFTGDNPESARVMGVNVDWVKMMVFTQMGLFSAFAGVLASLEVTYYWPTLGQGYLLKTIAAVYLGGTPVDGGVGTIFGTFIGAIILGCLEAGIIAIGMTGFWTQLIYGLIVIVSIAMHSILRKR; from the coding sequence ATGAGTTCGGCACTACTAAGTGAAAGTAAATCTCAAATCAGCGTCATTATTGTTTTGGTTGGGATTTTTATCCTTTTTACCATAGGAAGCCCTCAAACCTTTTTATCCTATAATATTTATTATTCTTTTATGTCAACCATCCCCTTCTTTGCCATCATGGCATTATCTTTGACCTTGGTCGTTATTTCAGGTGAGATGGATCTTTCATTTCCTTCGATCATGGGTTTTGCGGGGTGGGTATTTACTGTGATCTTCCATCGAACCGGAAGTCCGGGTATGGCGTTGCTATTGGCTTTGGTTTTTGGATTAGGTGCCGGGTTGATGAATGGCTTATTGATTGTCAAACTCAAACTTCCATCCATGATAACAACCATTGGTACCCAGTTTTTTTGGGCTGGAGCAACGGCGGTAGTCAGCGGTGGTTTAGGAAAAACACTGGTTCCGGCTAAAACCAGCGCTGTCTATAAATTATTAGTTGGAAGATTGGGAGGCTTGGTTCCCGCGCAGATGATTTGGACGGTGATCATAGCTTTCTTTATTTGGTTTTTTTTAAATCGTCATCGATTTGGTGCCCATGTTTACTTTACCGGTGACAATCCAGAGAGTGCCCGAGTAATGGGAGTTAATGTTGACTGGGTAAAAATGATGGTTTTTACCCAAATGGGTTTATTTTCTGCTTTTGCAGGTGTTCTTGCCAGCCTCGAGGTAACTTATTATTGGCCAACTCTTGGTCAAGGATATCTTTTGAAAACAATTGCTGCAGTATATTTAGGAGGGACTCCGGTTGATGGAGGAGTGGGGACCATTTTTGGCACCTTTATCGGTGCAATTATATTAGGATGCTTAGAAGCGGGAATCATTGCAATTGGTATGACCGGATTCTGGACCCAGCTTATATATGGTTTAATTGTCATCGTATCTATTGCTATGCATTCGATCTTGCGTAAAAGATAA
- a CDS encoding ATP-binding cassette domain-containing protein — MATQESLVKLCNIKKSFGHVEVLKGINLEINTNEVVGLLGDNGAGKSTLIKIITGVHQPDSGDLFWKGEKLVNYNVAKARDIGIETVFQERALSEEHSLWRNIFMGREITSRWGFIDVKREKEETERIMREYMGFTSSALTTDAVVGTMSGGEKQGVAIARALHFEADLIILDEPTTGLSLSETQKVLGFVDDIKMRGKSCIFITHNIYHVYPVADRIVVLDRGSVVGQFRKDEVSLEELVNRLYLVARTGKLSDNEASTVACDQPQDDMQSKMP; from the coding sequence GTGGCTACTCAAGAGTCTTTGGTCAAATTATGCAATATCAAGAAATCGTTTGGCCATGTTGAGGTCTTGAAGGGGATTAACCTGGAAATTAACACCAATGAAGTGGTTGGCTTATTGGGTGATAATGGTGCCGGGAAATCCACCCTGATCAAGATTATCACCGGAGTCCATCAACCGGACTCCGGTGATCTCTTTTGGAAGGGAGAAAAACTGGTCAATTATAATGTAGCGAAAGCCCGTGATATTGGCATCGAAACCGTTTTCCAGGAACGTGCTTTAAGTGAAGAGCACAGTCTTTGGAGAAATATTTTTATGGGAAGAGAAATAACTTCCCGCTGGGGGTTTATCGATGTAAAAAGGGAAAAGGAAGAAACCGAAAGGATTATGAGAGAATACATGGGTTTTACCTCATCGGCTTTAACGACTGATGCAGTGGTTGGAACAATGTCAGGTGGAGAAAAACAAGGGGTGGCCATAGCTCGAGCTCTTCACTTCGAAGCCGATCTTATCATCCTTGATGAGCCAACAACTGGACTTTCTTTATCTGAAACTCAGAAAGTACTTGGTTTTGTTGATGATATCAAAATGAGGGGGAAGTCATGTATTTTTATCACACATAATATATATCATGTCTATCCGGTGGCCGACCGCATTGTTGTGCTGGACCGAGGTAGTGTTGTTGGGCAATTTCGCAAAGATGAAGTATCTTTGGAAGAATTAGTTAACCGACTTTATCTGGTAGCTCGAACGGGAAAATTAAGTGATAATGAGGCTTCAACTGTTGCTTGTGATCAACCCCAGGATGATATGCAATCCAAAATGCCGTAA
- a CDS encoding substrate-binding domain-containing protein translates to MKKFLVLVLVLSLVLTLVGAASAQGKHFEGIRIRFFPGGSEGDPFASVVYRGAKAAEEDFGCTVEYVFSQWQPDRMVAQFKDAIAAKPDGIAIMGHPGDDALDPLIDEAVAAGIIVTSQNTALPIAEGKYKDRGFGYVGQELYASGLALGQKAIEKFGLKEGDRAMVWGLLSQETRGLRTKGVIDAFEEAKLVVDYIEISPEVNADAPLGTPIVSGYLSSHPDCKIIVTDHGGLTATLETYLKGAGKGPDDVIGIGFDLTAATVEAIRNGFCDLILDQQPYLQGYLPILQICLTKKYGFSGLHIDTGSGFIDADNVEAVAKLAEEGIR, encoded by the coding sequence TTTGAAGGAATACGGATTCGTTTTTTCCCAGGTGGATCAGAAGGAGATCCCTTTGCTTCGGTAGTATATCGAGGCGCTAAAGCGGCTGAAGAGGACTTTGGTTGCACGGTTGAATATGTATTTTCCCAGTGGCAACCAGACCGGATGGTCGCACAGTTTAAAGATGCAATTGCTGCCAAACCCGATGGAATAGCAATCATGGGACACCCTGGAGATGATGCCCTGGATCCGCTTATTGATGAAGCAGTCGCCGCAGGCATTATCGTTACTTCGCAAAACACTGCTTTGCCAATAGCTGAGGGGAAATATAAAGATAGAGGTTTTGGATATGTTGGTCAGGAACTCTATGCTTCTGGTCTTGCCTTAGGTCAAAAAGCGATTGAAAAGTTTGGACTTAAGGAAGGGGATCGGGCCATGGTTTGGGGATTACTTTCCCAAGAAACTCGTGGTCTTAGAACCAAAGGCGTAATCGATGCATTTGAAGAAGCCAAATTAGTCGTCGACTATATCGAGATATCTCCTGAAGTGAACGCTGATGCTCCATTGGGAACCCCAATAGTTAGTGGTTATCTCTCTTCTCATCCAGATTGCAAAATTATCGTGACTGATCACGGTGGACTCACCGCTACTTTGGAAACCTATTTAAAGGGAGCTGGCAAGGGTCCAGATGATGTGATCGGGATTGGGTTTGACTTGACCGCAGCTACGGTTGAGGCGATTCGAAATGGTTTTTGCGATTTGATCCTTGACCAGCAACCTTATCTCCAAGGATATCTGCCAATACTCCAGATTTGCTTAACTAAAAAATATGGTTTTTCCGGGCTGCATATCGATACCGGTTCCGGATTTATAGATGCTGACAATGTCGAAGCTGTTGCAAAGCTGGCTGAAGAAGGGATTCGATAA